The proteins below are encoded in one region of Mya arenaria isolate MELC-2E11 chromosome 15, ASM2691426v1:
- the LOC128220573 gene encoding uncharacterized protein LOC128220573, with the protein MMASKFNNDDVMQDNVDDAVGGRTGNKCDPCSRRKRTSHADLFCKTCSEFLCNDCCEAHKIYKPGGHDISLVSETKSGTIVADMKGLDRCQEHDKVFVFFCEDHDDMCCEICALANHRKCDNLKDIANEVTKENQDLSTLNQKINSTVDEASNFVKQIIYAVTKTKNKMSEICMEMDAYKEQINAMFENAKKKVIQELTNTTNKEKTRYDSKQLAANEARDSLEATRSIVHAVNQHGSAIQKFMIKHVLKKRLQDCRRVMEGLRQDDHAVNMNLVWNENVHILLSLKDAICDLVVRSEDKVLSVEKIAGTGSSSEQQIPCRPVRLELLKTMALVKTREDNVEPFVTGLDFLPDGRIVAVDNLNWTCFIMSNTLKRSDPSYKLETKPFDVTFYSDESIAVSTLERTICLLTVDSKNKITLMRKLTTSSCYFSICPLNDRTFVVSTWDDPRHARMIDVDGHESDFDKVKFPSKTYKGDESKCTYISSRSSLVMLDRYAHIVYTYNTVNGASSEIKDARIQKPRGACVGPDDSVFVCSQNTESVIQISPTGDVCASCDVGMMYPYAIAISRDGTRMAVTNNESSMKLLKLFKITQ; encoded by the coding sequence atgATGGCCTCAAAATTTAATAACGATGATGTTATGCAAGACAACGTGGACGACGCGGTCGGTGGGAGAACAGGAAATAAGTGTGATCCGTGTAGTCGCCGGAAGAGGACCTCCCATGCTGATCTGTTCTGTAAAACCTGCTCAGAGTTCCTGTGTAACGATTGCTGCGAAGCTCATAAGATCTATAAACCCGGGGGTCACGATATAAGTCTTGTCAGCGAAACAAAAAGTGGTACGATAGTTGCCGATATGAAAGGTCTGGATCGGTGCCAAGAACATGATAAAGTGTTTGTGTTCTTTTGTGAAGATCACGACGATATGTGCTGTGAAATATGTGCCCTTGCAAATCATCGAAAGTGTGACAATCTTAAAGATATTGCAAATGAAGTAACGAAAGAGAATCAAGATTTGTCGACTCTAAACCAGAAAATAAATTCCACCGTTGACGAAGCGTCAAACTTTGTTAAGCAAATAATATATGCCGTtacgaaaacaaaaaataagatgaGTGAAATTTGTATGGAAATGGACGCTTACAAAGAACAAATCAATGCAATGTTTGAAAATGCCAAAAAGAAAGTCATACAGGAGTTGACTAATACGACAAACAAAGAGAAGACCCGTTATGATAGTAAACAATTGGCAGCAAACGAGGCTAGGGACTCCCTTGAAGCGACACGGTCTATTGTTCATGCCGTTAACCAACACGGATCAGCAATACAAAAGTTCATGATAAAGCACGTCCTCAAGAAAAGGTTGCAGGACTGTAGGAGAGTAATGGAAGGTTTGCGTCAAGACGACCACGCCGTCAACATGAATCTTGTCTGGAATGAAAATGTGCACATTCTACTTTCTTTAAAGGATGCTATTTGTGATTTAGTCGTGAGGTCTGAAGACAAAGTGTTAAGCGTTGAGAAAATCGCAGGGACGGGTTCTTCTTCCGAACAACAAATTCCTTGTAGACCGGTGCGACTGGAGCTGTTGAAGACCATGGCGCTCGTGAAGACACGGGAGGACAATGTGGAACCGTTTGTTACGGGTTTGGATTTCCTGCCGGACGGGAGGATCGTCGCTGTCGATAACTTGAACTGGACATGTTTTATAATGAGTAACACATTAAAGAGATCTGATCCTTCGTATAAATTGGAAACGAAACCTTTTGACGTAACGTTCTACTCTGATGAAAGTATTGCAGTAAGTACTTTGGAAAGAACTATCTGTCTGCTGACAGTGGatagtaaaaacaaaatcacgCTTATGAGGAAGCTGACTACGTCATCCTGTTACTTCTCCATCTGCCCATTGAACGACCGCACGTTCGTGGTGAGCACCTGGGACGACCCGCGGCATGCAAGGATGATTGATGTGGACGGCCACGAGAGCGACTTTGACAAAGTGAAGTTTCCTAGCAAGACTTATAAGGGTGACGAAAGTAAATGTACCTACATATCATCCCGTAGTTCCCTTGTTATGTTAGACAGATATGCTCACATAGTTTACACGTACAACACCGTGAACGGTGCGAGCAGTGAAATAAAAGATGCACGGATACAGAAACCACGCGGCGCATGTGTTGGTCCTGATGACTCCGTGTTTGTTTGTAGCCAGAACACGGAATCGGTCATCCAGATATCACCGACCGGGGACGTATGTGCGTCGTGTGACGTCGGCATGATGTATCCGTACGCCATTGCCATCTCCAGGGACGGCACCAGGATGGCCGTCACCAACAATGAGAGTAGCATGAAATTactgaaattgtttaaaataacccAGTGA
- the LOC128219322 gene encoding uncharacterized protein LOC128219322, with translation MAAKFNKGDVMLDNADDAVGGRSGKKCDPCGHQKRPSLADQFCKTCSEFLCSDYCESHTIYKAGDHDIGLASEAESVKKVVDMKGLDRCLEHKKLFVFFCEDHDDLCCEICALAYHRKCDNLQEVAKLVQEGNSDMLTLNKEFERAKEQAIKKMTDTTNKEEIRQESRQLEANLAKGSLDMTRSFFVVVNKDGSATEKFIMKQVLKKRLQESRRVIEGLLQDDHAVYMNLVWNETVKCLLSLKENICHLVVRYDEQYVDELLSINKYAGTDKQPFPCTPVRLEVTTTMRIADEEPFITGLDFLPDGMIVAVNNNRKCFVMSDTLQKLDVNYTFKALPRDVTCYSDNNIAITISSGDVRAICLLKVCNGNTITLMKTLTISTYCFSICPLNDRTFVVSTWNDPRPARMIDMDGKVSDFNNVQFPEKTYMINESRGTYIPSINTVVLTARYANTVYLYNTVTGMETELKDRRIREPRDACVGPDGSIFVCSQKSNSIVQISPSGDILTSLNVDMRGPYTVAVSRDGSRMIVSNSLSGSMKLKLFNLIK, from the exons ATGGCTGCAAAATTTAATAAAGGTGACGTTATGTTAGACAATGCGGATGACGCGGTCGGTGGGAGAAGTGGAAAAAAGTGTGATCCGTGTGGTCACCAGAAGCGGCCCTCCCTTGCTGACCAGTTTTGTAAAACCTGTTCAGAGTTCCTGTGTAGCGATTACTGCGAGAGTCACACGATCTACAAAGCCGGAGACCACGACATAGGTCTCGCTAGCGAAGCAGAAAGTGTCAAGAAAGTTGTCGATATGAAAGGTCTGGATCGGTGCCTTGAACACAAGAAACTGTTTGTGTTCTTCTGCGAAGATCATGATGATCTGTGTTGTGAAATATGCGCCCTCGCCTATCATCGGAAGTGTGACAATCTTCAAGAGGTCGCAAAGCTAGTGCAGGAAGGTAACTCAGACATGTTGACTCTTAACAAGGAA TTTGAACGTGCCAAGGAGCAGGCCATAAAGAAGATGACTGATACGACAAACAAAGAAGAAATCCGTCAAGAAAGTAGACAGTTGGAGGCAAACCTGGCAAAAGGCTCCCTTGATATGACACGCTCTTTTTTTGTCGTTGTAAACAAAGACGGATCAGCTACTGAAAAGTTCATAATGAAACAAGTCCTCAAGAAAAGACTGCAGGAGTCTAGGAGAGTGATTGAAGGTCTGCTTCAAGACGACCACGCCGTATACATGAATCTGGTGTGGAATGAGACTGTAAAGTGTCTGCTGTCTTTGAAGGAGAATATATGCCATTTAGTCGTGAGGTATGACGAACAATATGTTGACGAATTGTTGAGCATTAATAAATACGCAGGAACGGATAAACAACCATTTCCTTGTACACCAGTACGACTGGAGGTAACGACGACCATGAGGATCGCAGATGAAGAGCCGTTTATTACCGGACTAGACTTTCTACCGGACGGAATGATCGTTGCCGTGAATAACAAtaggaaatgttttgttatgagTGACACGCTGCAGAAATTGGATGTCAACTATACCTTTAAGGCACTTCCTAGGGACGTAACATGTTACTCTGATAACAATATTGCTATAACCATCAGTTCCGGAGATGTCAGAGCAATATGCCTGTTGAAAGTGTGCAATGGCAACACGATCACGCTAATGAAGACGCTGACCATATCTACGTACTGCTTTTCCATCTGTCCACTAAACGACCGCACGTTCGTGGTGAGCACGTGGAACGACCCACGGCCTGCCCGAATGATCGACATGGACGGCAAGGTGAGCGATTTCAATAACGTGCAGTTTCCTGAAAAAACGTATATGATCAATGAAAGTCGGGGTACCTACATCCCATCCATTAACACAGTAGTTCTTACTGCTAGATATGCTAACACGGTATACCTGTACAACACAGTGACCGGCATGGAAACAGAGCTGAAAGATAGACGGATACGCGAACCGAGAGACGCCTGTGTTGGCCCCGACGGCTCAATATTTGTCTGCAGTCAGAAATCAAACTCCATCGTGCAGATATCACCCAGCGGGGACATTCTAACGTCATTAAACGTTGACATGAGGGGTCCGTATACCGTGGCCGTCTCGAGGGATGGCTCCAGGATGATTGTCTCGAACAGTTTGAGTGGCAGCATGAAACTGAAATTGTTCAATTTAATCAAATGA